A genomic stretch from ANME-2 cluster archaeon includes:
- a CDS encoding S8 family serine peptidase, with the protein MVVSWSADGSEVELAAPGVGIYSTWLDGGYRSMSGTSMAAPFVSGVAALVLQDNGGASPDEVRAAIADGAIDLGVPGRDTVYGFGLVQAVG; encoded by the coding sequence ATGGTAGTATCCTGGAGCGCAGACGGCAGCGAAGTCGAACTGGCTGCGCCGGGTGTGGGTATCTATTCCACATGGCTGGACGGGGGGTATCGTTCAATGAGCGGGACCTCGATGGCGGCTCCCTTTGTGAGCGGGGTGGCTGCGCTGGTGTTGCAGGACAATGGTGGAGCTTCACCTGATGAGGTCAGGGCTGCAATAGCTGATGGAGCGATCGACCTGGGTGTACCTGGGAGAGATACTGTATATGGATTCGGGTTGGTGCAGGCTGTAGGTTAA
- a CDS encoding S8 family serine peptidase: MNGTSMAAPFVSGVAALMLQDNGGASPDEVRAAMANGAIDLGVPARDNVYGFGLVQAVG; this comes from the coding sequence ATGAACGGGACCTCGATGGCAGCGCCTTTTGTGAGCGGAGTGGCTGCGCTGATGTTACAGGATAATGGTGGAGCTTCACCTGATGAGGTCAGGGCTGCAATGGCTAATGGTGCGATCGATCTGGGAGTGCCTGCGAGAGATAATGTATATGGATTCGGGCTGGTGCAGGCTGTAGGTTAA